In one Niallia taxi genomic region, the following are encoded:
- a CDS encoding diacylglycerol kinase, with protein sequence MKRARIIYNPTSGREAFKKHLPEVLKKLENAGYETSCHATTGPEDATKAARIAIERRYDLVVAAGGDGTINEVVNGLAEQDYRPKLGIIPVGTTNDFARALHIPRDIEAAADIIAKGDTIPVDIGRINEDKYFINIGGGGNLTELSYEVPSKLKTMLGQLAYYLKGMEKLPFIKATKVKIEYDGKLFEGEVMLFLIGLTNSVGGFEKLAPGASINDGLFSLLILKKANLADFIRIATLALRGEHINDPNVIYVGANRIKITSEEKVQLNLDGEFGGVLPAEFVNLYRHFEVFVPIDQIRDEDRPKEETLTAE encoded by the coding sequence ATGAAAAGGGCAAGAATTATATATAATCCAACATCAGGCCGGGAAGCTTTTAAAAAGCATTTACCGGAGGTGCTGAAAAAACTTGAGAATGCAGGGTATGAAACATCCTGTCATGCTACGACAGGGCCAGAGGATGCCACAAAGGCTGCGAGGATTGCAATTGAAAGAAGATATGATCTTGTTGTTGCAGCTGGCGGAGACGGCACAATTAATGAAGTAGTTAATGGACTAGCAGAACAGGACTACCGGCCAAAGCTTGGAATTATCCCAGTGGGTACAACTAATGACTTCGCAAGAGCCTTGCATATCCCGCGAGACATTGAAGCTGCCGCGGATATAATTGCTAAAGGCGACACAATCCCTGTCGATATTGGACGGATAAATGAAGACAAATACTTTATCAATATTGGCGGCGGAGGCAATTTGACTGAGCTTTCGTATGAAGTGCCGAGCAAGTTGAAAACAATGCTTGGACAGCTGGCGTATTATTTGAAAGGTATGGAAAAGCTGCCTTTTATTAAAGCTACTAAAGTAAAGATAGAATATGACGGAAAGCTATTCGAAGGGGAAGTCATGCTGTTTTTAATTGGTCTGACAAACTCTGTCGGCGGATTTGAAAAGCTTGCTCCAGGTGCTTCGATCAATGATGGTCTATTTTCCTTGCTTATCCTAAAAAAAGCCAATCTAGCAGACTTTATCCGTATTGCCACATTGGCGCTTCGCGGAGAGCATATTAATGATCCGAATGTTATTTATGTAGGTGCAAACCGTATTAAGATAACATCTGAAGAGAAGGTACAGCTGAACCTCGATGGTGAGTTCGGTGGGGTGCTTCCAGCAGAATTTGTTAATTTATACAGACATTTTGAGGTGTTTGTTCCAATTGACCAAATCCGCGATGAAGATCGCCCTAAAGAAGAGACACTAACAGCAGAGTAA